Genomic segment of Bacillota bacterium:
CTGCGCAGCCTTTGCGGCCTCTCCGCGAGCGAAGACCGCGACGCGGACCTGCCGCCCCGTGCCGTGCGGCAGGACGACGGCGCCCCGGACCATCTGGTCCGCATGGCGCGGATCGACACCCAGCCGGACGGCCGCCTCCACCGTCTCGTCGAAGCGCGCGCGGGCCAGTTCCTTTACCTTGCTCAACGCTTCCTCGGGCTCGTAGAGGCGTCCCCTCTCCACCTGTGCGGCGACGCTCTGGTAGCCCTTTCCGCGATGCATACGCATCCACCTCCCGTGGTCCCGTCGGGCCTAAAGCCCTCCCACGCCCTACACTGCTACCCGCGGCCGGCCCTCAGCCTTCGACCACCTCGATCCCCATGCTGCGGGCCGTCCCCTCGATCATCCGCTCCGCCGCCTCCAGCGAGGCCGCGTTCAGGTCGGGCATCTTGGTCCGCGCGATCTCCCGCACCTGCTCGCGCGTCACCTTGGCCACCTTCTGGGTGTTGGGGCGGGGCGAAGCCGTCTCGATCCCGGCCGCCTTTTTCAGGAGGACCGCCGCCGGTGGCGTCTTGGTGACGAAGGTGAAGCTCCGGTCGGCGTAGATGGTGATGACCACCGGGATGATCAGGCCCACCTGCTCCTTGGTCCTTTCGTTGAACTCCTTGGTGAAGGCCATGATATTGATCCCGTGCGGTCCCAGCACCGTGCCGACCGGAGGCGCGGGCGTAGCCTTTCCTGCGGGGATCTGGAGCTTGACGACGGCTGCGACCTTCTTCGCCATCTCGGCGGCCAACCTCCTCGCGACTGCCTAAAGCTTTTCCACCTGCGTGAAGTCCAGCTCCACCGGCGTCTCGCGGCCGAACATGGAGACGAGCACCCGGAGCTTGCCGCTGGACGCGATCTCGTCCACCACCCCGGTGAAGCCGGCGAAGGGGCCGGAGTTGACCTTGACGGTCTCGCCCACTTCGACGTCGATACGCGGCCGCGGCTCCTGCTGCGACTCCTCCGCCTCGCGCCCGAGGATGGCCTCCACTTCCGCCCTGGTCAGGGGGGTCGGCTTGGAGCCCGACCCCACGAAGCCGGTGACGCCCGGCGTGTTGCGGACCACGTACCAGGAGTCGTCGCTCATGATCATGCGCACCAGCACGTACCCGGGGAAGATCTTCCGGCGGACCGTACGGCGTTTGCCGTCCTTGACCTCCACTTCCTCCTCGGTCGGTACCAGCGCCTCGAAGATCTTATCCGCCATGTCCATGGACTCCACACGCTTCTCCAGGTTGGCCTTCACCTTGTTCTCGTACCCGGAGTAGGTGTGGATGACATACCACTGCGGTTCCTGGTCGCTCGTCCGGTCGGCTATCTCGGCCATCTGCGCCTCCCTCGCCCCCTCGGCCCGGCCTTTCACAGGGAGAGGAGCAGCCGGAAGAGCCAGCTGAAGACTGTGTCGGAGACCCAGAGAAGGAGGGTGACCGCGACCGACGCCAGCAGGACCACGCCCGTATAGAGCGCCGCCTGCTGGCGCGTGGGCCAGCTGATCTTGTGAAGCTCGGCCCAGACTTCGCGGAAGTATTGGACGATGCGGTTCATGCCGGCTGAACCAACCCCGATCCGTGGTACTGCGCTGGCAAAATAAATGGCAGGCCCGGAGGGACTCGAACCCCCAACCAACGGTTTTGGAGACCGCTACTCTACCAATTGAGCTACGGGCCTGCGATGCTCTCGGTTGTCTGGCTTGTCGATCTCTCTCCCGGCGCCCTTCAGCGGGTCTCCCGGTGGACGGTGTGGCGGCGGCAGAACGGGCAGTACTTTCTCAGTTGAAGCCGACTGTTGTCCTTTCGGTTCTTGGACGTGGCGTAGTTGCGCCGTTTGCACTCTTCGCAGGCCAGTGTCACCAACACCCGCACCGCCATGCCTCCCAGTCCCAGGGGGCGCCAGCCCCACCATAGCATGCCCGTTCCAGCAGCGTCAACGCGACCACCAGCCCGGCAGCCGGTTCTCTCCGGCCCGGGGAGCCGCCTTGCGCCTGGTCGCCGTCAGAGAAAACCGACCACCCGCGTGGTCGGACCCTGGAGCTGTCGACCGGAATCGAACCGGTGACCTCCTCCTTACCATGGAGGCGCTCTGCCTGCTGAGCTACGACAGCGAGGAAAGTGGTTGCGGGGGTGGGATTCGAACCCACGACCTCCGGGTTATGAGCCCGACGAGCTACCTGGCTGCTCTACCCCGCGACAAATCCCCTGGTGGAGAGGGCTGGATTCGAACCAGCGAAGGCTGTGCCAGCGGTTTTACAGACCGCCCCGTTTGGCCGCTTCGGTACCTCTCCTCTCGCGACGTCCGCTATTATAGCGGCCGCCCCGCCCGGAGGCAACCACGAGG
This window contains:
- the secE gene encoding preprotein translocase subunit SecE yields the protein MNRIVQYFREVWAELHKISWPTRQQAALYTGVVLLASVAVTLLLWVSDTVFSWLFRLLLSL
- the nusG gene encoding transcription termination/antitermination protein NusG, whose product is MAEIADRTSDQEPQWYVIHTYSGYENKVKANLEKRVESMDMADKIFEALVPTEEEVEVKDGKRRTVRRKIFPGYVLVRMIMSDDSWYVVRNTPGVTGFVGSGSKPTPLTRAEVEAILGREAEESQQEPRPRIDVEVGETVKVNSGPFAGFTGVVDEIASSGKLRVLVSMFGRETPVELDFTQVEKL
- the rplK gene encoding 50S ribosomal protein L11, whose product is MAKKVAAVVKLQIPAGKATPAPPVGTVLGPHGINIMAFTKEFNERTKEQVGLIIPVVITIYADRSFTFVTKTPPAAVLLKKAAGIETASPRPNTQKVAKVTREQVREIARTKMPDLNAASLEAAERMIEGTARSMGIEVVEG
- the rpmG gene encoding 50S ribosomal protein L33, encoding MRVLVTLACEECKRRNYATSKNRKDNSRLQLRKYCPFCRRHTVHRETR